TACTTTCTCCAAACTCCTTGACCCTGTGGTAAGTTGTGTCCTCAGTCTATCTTCCTCCTCAAAACGAACTTCATCATTGGAATGCTCCCTCGCGTGGCCTTTTCCAATTTGGTTTTCAGCATGTATAGCTGAGTCCTCGACTTCAGTCGTGGATATGTCCCTGCTGGAAATTTTCGACAAATCTTCTTTGACAAGCTTAACCTCTTCTGAGACATAAAAAACTCGTAATTTGTTATACCATGTAGGAAACTCCTCAAATGTGTCTGTCATATTGTCCACTTTGCGACCGAGTTTCATAATTTGAGTCCATAGCCGTTTGACTTCCTCTGGTTTGTCGTGCCTCATTGTATAAGGttgaagaaaagaaaagcaagtAGATAAATCATCATGGAGTACTCCAATTTGATCTGAATTACAAGTATCATTTTCCTTGGACTCCGTCAGATGCAGTAGCATATCAAAAAACTCTAACTCAGACATGGACAGCTCCATGCTTGGCAAATTGACATATTCATCATAAGCGTGTCTGAGAGATGCTTTGAAGCCCTCGACTCCTTCCTTCAAACCAGAGCGAGCATCATTTTTAAATTCCCTGAAGAATAAGATATAATTTTGTGCTGCTTCAATAACCTCCACCTCAACATCTTCAACCACATCGCCTACTCTCTCCGTCGCGAGAGTTTTCACTAGATTTTTCTCGAGGGAGTAAACTAACTTTACAAATAGGTTGTCAGTTTCCGCTGGGACAAGAGATCGACGAAGATCATGCAAAAGCTCATCAGCTTTAGGCATCTGGACTAAATACTCGATCAAGTCCAGTAATAGATCACCCGGTTTCAGTATGTCTGCTGTAAAATCTTTAAAGATGTCAAAAGATAGAGTAAGAAATTCCTTTCTACTCTTTGGTTCTCTCAAGCAGAGTGACCAGAGTTGCTTCCAAGCGTTACGGATGATTTGATGAATATGGGCATACTTATCCCACAGCTTTATACTTACTTGTAACATATTTTCGGTATCCTTGATAAATGTATGGAGTACGATGAGCTCCCTTACATGTCTGGTAGCTGGAGTATTACTTAACACAACCTCCTCCAATATCAGCTTCGCCCATCTGAAGAAATTGTCGATACAGCTGGTACTTTTATTATGTCCCATGTGTATCATCCAGGTGTCAGATCTAATGATAGAAATCTTCGATCGGATATGAATAATTTTACTATCATTTGTGTTGAGGTCTGAAATTATATTATTCGCCTCATCAGCCGAGGTACATATATCTTTTCCGATGAAAGTGGATATGCGACTCTCCACAAATATTTTAATCCATGTAGGACTAAGTGCACAATGAATATCGTCCATTTGATCTACAATGCGTCTAATGTCTGATACCATCTGTGAAGGAAGATCATCCAGTAGTGTGATCAGAACGTATTGCAGATCATCAGTTAAGCAAACAAGACTTTCATAGTCGGGTCCCCATTCGTCATACACGGTTAGATTCACGTCTCTGCTGTTCCTAACATTCCGCCAGTAACTTACATAATTTATTATCTCCTCCGCCAATGTAGAAATGTCGCTTGTCTCGTCTACGCTGGTCAATGGCAATAGCTTAAAGATGCGCATAGCTCTCTGGGCATAATCTTTCATATGCCTAGACATATCATCTGTCAGTGACTCAACTTCTCCCCAGGTTTCTCTGTCCCAAGTCGCCACCGACTTATGAAAACATAGTAAGAGTCCAAGTCCTTGTTTAATGGTTCTAAACTTATCTGACATTGAAAGAGTTACTTCCTCATCATGCTGAACAGATTCCAGACTTTCCAGGACTCCCTCTACGCATTTCACCCAATCATTTTCCCAGTCTTTGAGGTTGCTAGATGCGTAAAAGTAATCCGCCGTGTGCCAAAGACACTCATCTCCTTCACACGAGGACCCGGTGTAGCAGTCCAATTTTCGCAACCAATAATCAATGAATTCATTCCCATCCTTAAAATCGTCTAGTTGTCTAAGAGAGTATTCCCCCCCAAGACGCGAATCCCAATATGGTATGATGTACATCAACCCACGCCTGAGCGACTCGATTCTACTTTCGAGATTGTGTGTTGAAGATCCACAAAATCTTTCGACATCTGTTTCTATTATGCGTAAGTCCTGCAATATTCTCCTGTATAAGCTCATTTTCCCTTATCCCATAGGTCAGGCAGGATCATAGATTACATCCAGGCATATAACCTGCGTATGGATAAGAAAACATAGTTACCTCCagcaaatacggagtattatctaTCGTACGGATAAATGTGTAAAGTTCTGTCATGCTTAATTTGTCAAAATATATAGTTTCTGATGTAAAACTACTCATTTAAGACTGAACAGTACGTTGGACTGTTCTATAATAATGTTGCAGAGGAGATTTACtcgtttttgtttgatttttatgTTTATGATGAACGAAAATAACACTCAACCTCGCAAGCTCTCAAATTGTGTGAATAAACTTGATTACAAACAagctctctatttatactaaaatatagtcctaaactaactaggaaataATAAGATAACAACCACCTTATTCATAGTTGGAGTTGGAATGTGGGAGCAATTGGAAAGTTAGTCTGATGGATTTACGCTAAACCTGATAGCTTGTGGGTAAAGTGGGTCAACCATGTTTATATAAAAGTGGCCAACTGGGAGACATATATACCTAAGACTGATACAAGTTGGGGATGGAAGACAGTCTGTAAGGTGAGAAGCAAGTTTGATGCTGGATACAGGAATGGGAATTGAATCATTGAGCCAAATGGGTATACTGTTGCTGGGGCTTACGAGTGGATGAGACCTAAGCACCAGGTGGTTACTTGGCATGATCAAGTATGGAATAAATGGA
The Silene latifolia isolate original U9 population chromosome 11, ASM4854445v1, whole genome shotgun sequence genome window above contains:
- the LOC141611331 gene encoding putative late blight resistance protein homolog R1B-23 encodes the protein MSLYRRILQDLRIIETDVERFCGSSTHNLESRIESLRRGLMYIIPYWDSRLGGEYSLRQLDDFKDGNEFIDYWLRKLDCYTGSSCEGDECLWHTADYFYASSNLKDWENDWVKCVEGVLESLESVQHDEEVTLSMSDKFRTIKQGLGLLLCFHKSVATWDRETWGEVESLTDDMSRHMKDYAQRAMRIFKLLPLTSVDETSDISTLAEEIINYVSYWRNVRNSRDVNLTVYDEWGPDYESLVCLTDDLQYVLITLLDDLPSQMVSDIRRIVDQMDDIHCALSPTWIKIFVESRISTFIGKDICTSADEANNIISDLNTNDSKIIHIRSKISIIRSDTWMIHMGHNKSTSCIDNFFRWAKLILEEVVLSNTPATRHVRELIVLHTFIKDTENMLQVSIKLWDKYAHIHQIIRNAWKQLWSLCLREPKSRKEFLTLSFDIFKDFTADILKPGDLLLDLIEYLVQMPKADELLHDLRRSLVPAETDNLFVKLVYSLEKNLVKTLATERVGDVVEDVEVEVIEAAQNYILFFREFKNDARSGLKEGVEGFKASLRHAYDEYVNLPSMELSMSELEFFDMLLHLTESKENDTCNSDQIGVLHDDLSTCFSFLQPYTMRHDKPEEVKRLWTQIMKLGRKVDNMTDTFEEFPTWYNKLRVFYVSEEVKLVKEDLSKISSRDISTTEVEDSAIHAENQIGKGHAREHSNDEVRFEEEDRLRTQLTTGSRSLEKVSIVGMPGLGKTTLAMSLYKYCAKSFHARAWCYVGQEFRRKELLQNIIGQISERPSSEINAMRVEDLAHLLKQCLLQKRNYLIVLDDVWGVNAWDALCDSFPITGKILITSRSNIVGEKICGDINVTKLNLLTPNNSWHLLQKKVFDTRNYPKNLGEIGKRIAEKCGGLPLSIVMIAGVLKNKNETEDDWTEIERSLDGHLLTAGSSTVELSYRHLPVRMKQCFLYCGAFSKGKEIPRSKLIRLWLAERFVETSYEQEKSVAEKYLSDLVDRNLLMVAKRGSDNRIQTCRVHDLLLDFCIQKANAEKFLYTMDRWDDPVIAQQHGRICFHSCSDQLEKFKFDGLAQLKPRSLICSSGSDYLDDEPWKNNVFVFEDFKSLTLLDLEKQETGSYFSKGVGELTLLRYLSLRSYTDNIPSSISRLLNLETLIVRGTRGEVKVPDTIFSLSKLRHLQVNTRARVVVHSSNDNSLSSLQSFSTPIFSGSIADQIIVRLPNLRKLRCILSGEPFGWSILERLCHLESLRVFYQSLNPFVGKLKFPSNLYKLTLSGFQLPWLDMDIIAVMLPRLEILKLLFRAFEGEQWSTTATFKNLKYLRMEGLNIKAWEASDENFPSLERLVVRRCKSLDKIPEEFENLEYLMGIEAHWCDTSLVKSVLKIKRKQIDDGNRKFEATIYPTVLDLSDDEELGE